DNA from Thermomicrobium roseum DSM 5159:
TCTACTGTGCAGGTGGCGTGCGCTCGGCCTTTGCTGCAAAGACACTGGAAGAACTCGGTTACCAGAACGTGTACTCGGTGGCCGGAGGATTCAGTGCTTGGAAGCATGCTGGCTATCCCTTCGTGACACCGCGCCAGTGGACACGCGAGCAACTCCAGCGATACAGCCGTCACTTCCTGATCCCGGAAGTGGGCGAAGAGGGACAAGCAAAACTACTCGATTCCAAGGTGCTGATCATCGGTGCTGGCGGCTTGGGATCCCCAGCAGCGCTCTATTTGGCTGCCGCGGGCGTCGGGACACTCGGGATCGTCGATGCCGACGTGGTCGATCTGAGCAACTTGCAGCGGCAAATTCTCCACACGACTGATCGTGTCGGGCGTCCCAAGACCGAATCAGCTCGCGAGGCGATCACGGCGCTCAATCCAGATGTGGAGGTGATCGCGCACGACGTGTGGCTCAGCAGTCAAACGATCCTCGATGTGATCCGTGACTATGATGTGATCGTCAATGGGGCGGACAATTTCCCGACACGCTATCTCGTCAACGATGCGGCGGTCCTCCTCGGCAAACCGGTCGTCGACGGCAGCATCTTCCGGTTCGATGGGCAAGTCACCGTCTACAAGCCGGGGGAAGGGCCGTGCTACCGCTGTCTCTATCCTGAACCCCCACCACCCGAACTGGCACCGAGTTGCGATCAGGCGGGCGTACTCGGCGTCCTGCCTGGTGTCATCGGTGTCCTGCAGGCGACCGAAGCGATCAAGCTGTTGCTGGGAATCGGCGAACCGCTGGTCGGGCGCGTGCTTCTGTATGACGCCCTCGCGGCAACGTTCCGCGAACTGTCGGTCGAGCGTGACCCCGAGTGTGCGGCCTGCGGTCCCAACTCGACGCTCACGGTCGAGACGATCGGCCAGATCGATTATCAGCAAAGCTGCATCCTGCCGGTTCGCCAGACAGCGGCTGACTGACGCGGAACCGATCCCGACGGGAAAACCAGACGGGGCCGGGCATGACCGCCCGGCCCGTCGCGGTTTATGCACTCGAACGACCGCTGGTCAGTCCTCGACGAGGATCGATTCCTCGGAGACCTGCCCCTCGTTCACGCGAAAGGCCCGGACGACCGGCCGGGCAGGATCAGCCAGCGAGCAGATCAGAAGAAGCATGTTCGGCCAAAAAGCGGCCAGCTCGACGTCCGTGCGCGAGGGATAGGCCTCGGTCGCTGGGTGGGAATGATAACTGCCCAGATGTTCCAATCCCGAGCGCTCGATCTCGCGCAACACGCGAAACTGTTCCTCCGGATCCATGAAGAAGCGCTCGACCGCGATCGAACCAGGGGCGTCCGGACGGTAATCCCGACCAGGCGGAATGAGGCCGCGCTCGGCGAAAAACTCGACAGCGAGTTCCGCGCGATTGGTCACCGGGTAGACACGCTCGATTCGCTCACCGTGTCCACCGAGAAGCCCGCACGCTTCGCGGGGAGCCTCCCGCTGGGCATGCTCGATGATCGCCTGGTACTGGTCGCGGGGGATCCGAATCATCGGCCGCCTGCCATTGCCGGGATGATTCCAACCTCATCCCCGTCCGCGAGAGGGGTCTCCACACCCTGCAGGGAGCGAATGTCCTTCCCGTTGACGAAGATACTGACGAATCGCCGCACGCGCCCGTCCGGTTCGCAGATCCGCTCGCGAATTCCGGGATAGAGTTCGTCCAGCTTCGCCAGTGCCTCGGCGACTGTCTTCGCCTCCACCTGCACCGCTGCGCGGTCCTCCGTGAAGCGGCGCAACGGTGCCGGAATGAGAATCGTCACTGCCATCGGTTCTCACGCTCCTTTCTCGACGACCAGTGTGCCTTCATCCTCGTTCGGGATGCCACAAGGGTGTGCTCAGGTACTTCAAACCACTGTCGGGCAGGATGGCCACGATGACGCCCTGATCCAGCTCGCGGGCGACACGGAGCGCCGCAACGATGGCTGCCGCCGCCGAGGGACCGAGGAGCAGTCCTTCGCAACGTGCAACGTCGCGCGCCAACCGGTAGGCCTCTTCGGTATCGACGAACTCCATACGGTCGACGAGCGAGGGATCATAGATAGCAGGAGTGAGAGCGGTCGGCAGATGCTTCAGTCCTTCTAACCCATGGAAGGGATCGTCTGGCTGGACACCGACCAGGACGACGTCCGGATTCGCTTCCTTGAGAAACCGCCCGGTTCCCATCATCGTTCCCGTGGTGCCGAGCCCCGCGACGAAATGCGTCACCTGCCCACGCGTCTGCTCCAGGATCTCTGGGCCAGTGCCCTCGTAATGGGCAAGCCAATTCGCTGGATTACTGTATTGGTCCGCATAGTAATAGCGATCCGGTTGCTCAGCAGCCAGTTGACGCGCCAGGCGGATGGCTCCGTCCGTTCCCTCGTACGGATCGCTGTAGATCAATTCAGCGCCGTAGGCACCCAGAATGGCCCGACGCTCCTCGCCGATGCTTCCGGGAACCACCAGTGTGACACCGAATCCGAGTGCTGCACCGAGCATGGCATAGGCAATGCCAGTGTTTCCGGAAGTTGCATCGAGGAGCCGTCGGTTCGATCCCAGCGCACCCGTGCGCAGCGCCTCGCGGACGATCCTCCAGGCAGCACGGTCTTTCACCGAGCCGCCCGGGTTATACCACTCCGCCTTGACCAGCAACTGGACGCGATCCGAGATGCCAGAGATGGCCGGCAAGCGTTGGAGACAGAAGAGCGGCGTGCGTCCGATGCGCTCAGTGACTGTCTCGCCCAATCGGCATCCGAGCGAAGAACTCATGGCTCGCCACCCTTCGTCTCGCTTCACCACTCCATCTTGCCACAGGTACCCCGCATGACCCGCGCAACTCGCTCGAAGCGCTTGCCGATCCACGAGCCGCACGGGGCCGGCAAGACGAGGTCCGTAGTAGGATAACCCCCGTGAGTGCCGGTTGGCACGCCCGACCATCGATCATGAGAGGCGCTCGCGAGTGCGCACGCACGTCCTGAACGACCGCTACCGGCTCGACGAGCCGATCGGCGAAGGTGGCATGGCTGTCGTCTACCGGGGGTACGACTTGCTCCTTGGCAGGCCAGTCGCGATCAAAGTGCTGCGCGGACAGTTCGCTGCCGATGCGAGCTTCCTCCGGCGTTTCGAGCGCGAAGCACAGGCAGCAGCTCGTTTGAGTCATCCCAATATCGTCAGCGTCTACGACGTCGGTCGCGACGGAGCTATCCACTACATCGTCATGGAATTCGTTCCCGGCAAGACCTTGAAGCAGCTGATCCTCGAACGGGCGCCGATTCCGCTCGACGACACCATCCGCATCGTCCGCCAGGTTGCGGCTGCCTTGGATTACGCTCATCAGCACGGGCTCGTTCACCGTGACATCAAGCCTCAGAACATCCTGGTCGACGAGCGCGGCTTCGTGAAGGTGACCGATTTCGGAATCGCAAAGGGGATCAGCGATGTCAGCCTGACCGAAGCTGGCTTCGGCATGGGAACGGTTCACTACGTCTCTCCAGAGCAAGCTCGCGGCGAACCGGCGACACCGGCCAGCGACATCTACTCGCTGGGCGTTGTCATTTACGAGATGCTCACCGGCCGACTGCCGTTCGAGGCGGACAGCCCGATCGGTCTCGCCATGAAGCATGTCCACGAACCGCCTCCTCCGCCGCGGCAGTTCGCTCCCTCCCTGCCCCCAGCGGTCGAGGCTATCGTCCTCCGCGCTCTGGCCAAGGATCCCCGCCAACGATTCCCGACAGCTGGAACCCTGGCGCACGCACTGGCGCATTGGCAGCACGCTGCACTACCGGCTACCGCACCGGGCCGAGCAACCTCGTCACGACCGGTCAACACCCGCCACCGCGGGCGAGCGAGTTCTCCGGTCCGCCCAGCGAACCGGCCAGCTGACATCGGCTGCGCCACCTGGCTCTTGGGGAGCGCGATCCTCGCTGGCATCGTCGCCTTGGTCGTCCTCGCCTTTCAGCTGGTCGATCTCCGCGCGTTGACCGGATCCGGCGATCGACCTGCTCCCACACCCACATCCGTTGCCATCGTGCCGAGCCCGACGACTGAACCGAATCCCACGCCAACGCTCGCACCGTCGCCGACCGTCGCCGCCACCCCTACTCCTGAACCGACACCGAACTTGACTCCGACACCCGAGTTAGCCCGCATACCGGACCTCGTCAACTCGACGTTGCGCCAGGCACAGGCCGCAGCCGCAACGGGGAATTTTCAGCTGGCGATCGAAGAGATTTACGATAACATCGTACCCGCCGGGACGATCGTGCGCCAAGATCCGCCCGCCGGCCAACTCGCCGAGAAGGGCAGCACGATCCGTGTTTGGGTGAGCAAAGGGCCGGAGTGGATCACCTTGATCGGCTTGGCCGGCCGACCCTACACCGAAGTGCTGCAACAGCTGCAGGGGCTGCCGGTCACGGTCGAGAAAGTCGAGGAAGGGAGTCGCACGGTTCCCGAAGGGTATGTCATCCGGACGGAACCCGCCGAGCAGGTGCGGAACGGCGGCACGGTCACCGTGTATGTCAGCATTGGCGATCGGGTCAAGGTACCCGACCTGTACGGCAAACCGTATCAACAAGCCGCTGTCGAACTGCAGCGCGCTGGCCTCGTCGTCCGCACCGTGACTCCACAAAGTTGCGAGCAGATTCGCCAGCATATTGCGAATTTCGACTGCGACCAGTTCCCCGACGGTGGCGTGGTGAGTGCGTCCCTGCAATGGAACAGCTGGGTGCCACGCGGGTCGCCGATCGATATCGCATATTACGAAAAGCAGCAGTGAGGCTCGTCAGTCTTCGTTCCACGATCGCCCAGCCTGCACTTGCCTGGTTGGCATTCGGCCTCCTGCTGGGCACCGTACTCGGAACTGCGGCGAGTCAGCTCCGCCCGACCGATCGCCTGGTCGTCGGTGGAACAGGCCGCACCCTCTCGGTTCTGCTCGTCACCGACCGGGCTGAAGTGCTGATCGGAGGTGGGACCGACCCGAACGATGCGGCTGACTTCGTCGACCGTTCGACCGTTCCCTGGCAGCGGCCGCTCGAACTCCTCGTCGTGCCGGCATGGGATCCGGAACACGTACCCGGCGCACTGGGGATCATCGAGCGAGGCAACGTGCACTCGATCGTGGTGTGGGGCGAAGCAGGGAACCAGCCCGCCTGGACAGTCCTGGAACGACGAGCCCGGACAGCAGGCGTCTCGCTCGAATGGATCCGCGAAACGGCAGTGATCCCGATCGACGCGACGACGCGTCTCGTCCTCCAGGCACTCCCCGACGGTGGAGCCATCTGCCTCGAGCGCGGTGAGCTGCGAATCGTCATCGTCGATACAGCCGGCGAGCGGCCATCGAGAGCTTGTCGTCAGTCAGCCGCGACGATCTCGCTGCGACGCGCGATCACTCCTGAGGCACGTTTCCTCGTCCGCCCGCGTCCACTGCGAGCGAGTGAACTCGCGAGCGGCGCTCCGTACGAAGTGCAGCTCGAACGGGGTGAGCGATTGACTGTCCGTCTTCAGGACGGTGAACTCCGCCTGCCACTCGGCGCGCTGCTCAACGACCCGAGACGCGTTCTGGGTCCGCACTCGACCTCGTCAGGGACGCCGGATCGGTAACCGGTACCGGTTCGGTATTGCCCTCCCCCCGCGCGTCGGTCGATCGAGGCGAAGCGCGTCGAGGAGGAAACGGCACCCGCAACGTGCCGAACCGCAACAGCGCGCCCAACGTGAGGAGAAACGCGCTGATCGCGAGCACCTGTGCCCAACCGAGCTCGACTACCCCACGGAGGACCACCTCGCGCAGCGTCGCGACGATGCCCAGTTCCACCATGAAGTCCACAGCGACTCGGTGCTCTTCCAAATAGACGACGAGGAGCCGCATGAGCTCCACCATGACTAACATGAAGAGAACTTCCGCGATCACGACGCGGAAGTCGAGTGCAGGACCAAAGAGGTGACTCAGGAGAATCAACAACGTGCGAACCATGAGGCCGAACAACACGAGAACCAGCGCGACGACGAGAATATCCTGAGCCGCTTCGAGAAAACGCCGTGACAGATGATGGATCTCGGTATGCGGAACGTGTCGACGTTCGTCAGGCTCCATCGCGCCCTCCTATCTTCCCACCAGCGCGACCGCCCTGTCGATCCCCTCACAACCGTTCATCGAGCGACCTCGGTCGTTCCCACGAGTCTCAACTGTACTCAACCTTGCCACGACGGCTCGTCAACCTTCCTTCGAGGGCAGAGGCGCTGCCACGCTCCCTCAGTGTCACACTGGTATCGGACAATACCTCATCGATCACCTGATGTTCACGATGGCGCCGCACGCTGCATTCGGTTATCACACCGGTCCGACACCTGGGGGTCGCGGCTGCTGCGGCGAGAGAGGGGTCGCGAGATCGGTCGAGGCAGCGCCTCGTGCGAGGACTGCTGTTGCCCTGGTTCTCCTCGCAGTCCTCTACCTGTACCCAGCCGCCATCGCCCGCGCGCTCTTCGGACGGCTTATCCCGACCAGTCGCCAGTTGCGGGCGCTCGTTCCGGACCCAGGTTCCCTCGGAATGGCGATCTATGCTCTGGTAATGCCGATCCTGGGGCTTCCTGTCTTTCTCTTTGCCATTGTTGTCTTTCTCGTCGCACTCGACCTGATTTCTCCGGAGACCATTCCCCTCGCTACCAGTCCACGATCGTTCAGCGTTGCCTTTTGGCTGTTCGCTCACAACCTCATGGAAGCGATGGGGATCATGACGCTGGGCGCGCTCTACGTGCTCGTCCCCCGCTACACTCGGTCGGGCAAACTCTACAGTCCACGCCTCGCTGCGGTCGCCATGGTTCTCTACACGATGGCCGCTATCCCCGCTTTCAGTCACCATCTCTACTCATGGGTGACCAACACTCCACAAGTCTTCCAGAACGTCTCGCGCAGCACCTCGTGGGCAACCGGCTTTATCGCAGCCTCCTTGACCGGCTTCGACGTCGGGCTGACAGTGTGGCGTCACGGGCTGAGAATTCACCCAGCACCATTGCTCATGCTGGAAGGTTTCCTCTTGTATCTCATCGATGGCTTCGTTGCGCTGGAACTCTCGACACCAGCTTGGAACCTACGTCTTCATGGCACACTGTATGCCACAGCACATACCATGACGATCCTCACTGCTGTTCTCCTCGTTTTCCTCGGCGTCATGTATCACTATTATCCGGCACTACGCGATCGGCAACTGGACATCCGGATGGGCTTCTGGCACAGCGGGTTGAGCTTTCTCGCTGCACTTGCGATGTTCTTCAGCCTACTCATCGCCGGTGTGGCTGGCCTTCCGCGTCGGGCCTACCCGTGGCTATCCGGTGAAGGAACGTACGCTGTCCCGCTCCTGCTGTTCGGACTCATTTTTGCGCTCGCTCAGTTCGTCTTCCTATGGAATCTGCTCCGCAGCGAACGCGCTGCCGCGTGGGCCCCAGGCCTGGCAGCAGACTGACATGTGACGCCGGCTGAATGGCAACCGTCTCCAGTCCAGCCGGCTTCATGTTCGCCTCACTCAGGTGGTATTTCCCGAAATGCGTACTCGATATGGATACCCCGGCGCGCCTGGACCGTTTTGGCGATCCAGTACACCAGCGCCCCGGCGATGAAGACACCGACGGTCAAGATTTGGACGTTGGGGAAATGGGCAAGCCCGACGAAGGGATCCAGCCAGAACACGACCTCACAGATGAGCAAACTGATCACCGCGAGAAGACCAACGATCGACATGACCGGTAATCCAGCCACACGCCAGCGTACCGGCGATGCCTCAAAATCCTCGCGCCTCCGATACGGGAAAACGATCGCGGCGATCGCAGTGAGAATGAAGGAGACGATCCAGCCGAAGATCCCCACGATACTGGCGAGAACGATATGCCACGCGTAGAGCGCCAAGCAAATCTCCCCCAGGATCCCCACGACCAGGATAGCGACCAATGGTGTATGCGTCCGTGGACTGACGTACGAGAGTATCTCCGGCATCAGTCGGTCAAACGACCAGGCCAACAAGATACGCGTCGACGCGAGATAATTGATAGGCAACCAAACGTAGGTCCAGAGCAGGAAGCCCAGCCCGATGAGAAGGATCAAGAGGAGATTGTGGTGCACCACCGCGCCTGCCAACTCGACGAAGGTGGGCGTGAAGGCGAGTCCGAGAGCAGCCGGATCGGCAGCACCGATGGCTCCCAATCCGTCATACCCCACCATCTTCTGAAAAGCCGCGATGAGGAGCACGATCCACACCGTGCAGTAGACAACAGAACCCGGCATGCCAAAAAATTGCGCCCGGCGCGCGTTCTTCACCTCACCACCGATGAAGCTGGAAGTGATGGCGTACAGCACAATGTAAAGCGGCAAGCTGAGCGAGAGGAAGGTCTGATACGCATCGAACGGGTGCCATTGATATCCCGAACTCTCCCATGCGACTTGGAAGGCATTTTCGACACCACCCACTGCTCGCACGTATTCATCGAACCGGGCGATGAACGTCTCCCGGCTCGTCAGGAGAGCGACGAGACCAGCCACAGCCACAGCGAGCGTCGCGAACGCAAAGGCGACATTCTGTATCCGGAAATAGATCTTGGTCCCGAGTGCAAAGATGCTCCCAAAAACGACAATGAGTACGGTCCCCGCGACGAAGATGCCGAGCGGCGTCTGCCAGAAATCGGCGAAACGCATGAGATCCGGATTGCGGTAGTGGGCCGCGAGCAGACGAAAGAGCGAGGATAAGCCATACTGCCCAAAGTATGCTGCCGGAATGCCGATGTACACGCTCAACCAGACCAGCCAGTTGAAGCTACTGATGAAGCCGAGGAGAGGAGACAAGGTCCGGCTGATGTACACATAGTCGCCACCACTCCGCGGGAGAGCAGCCGCGAAAAAGGCGTACGTCGTTGCGTGGGCGAGAGCCAACAGCCCAGCGACCAGGACACCGCCGAGCATGCTGGCCCCCGGATAGAATGCAGGAACGAACAGGAGGATGAAGAGCACGCCTAAACCGATGTTCTGGTTGTTCGTGTTGTAGACAAAAATATCGAGGAGCGAAAGCTCCTTCGTCAGACCTGTCGCCTCGCGGACAAAGGTCCGTGGTCGTCCCCAACTTCGCCCTGCCGCCATCCCACTCATCGCCTCCTCCTCGAGTCTCTTTCACTCGACCGGGATCTCGCGATAGGCGAGCGAGAGATCGATGCCCTGGCGAGCCCGCCACCAGCGGGCGATCGCGTAAATGACGAGCCCGGACAGGAAAATGGCGATGTTCAGCAGGAACATCCCGAAGCCGAGGATCCCCTCCCGCAGGGTGCTGGGATCCAAGCTGATGCCCGAATAAGGATCGTTGAGATACGCCCACTGCATCACGAGACAGGCCACGATCGAGATCGCTCCCACAAGGCTCAGAACTGGCAGACGTCCGAGCCGCCATGCCACCGGCGAACCGGTGAAGAGTTCGGGCCTTCGGTAGGGCAAGAGTACCGCACTGAGCGAGACCATGATGAAGGTCAAGAGGAAACCGAAGATGCCGACCAAGGTGGCAAAGTACGGCGTGAAGACGTAGATCGCCAGCGAAACGATGGAAAGGGAACCCATCACCACGAGGCTGACCACCGGGGTATGGAAGCGCGGGCTCACCCAGGCCAACGCCGACGGCAGTAACCCATCGATCGCATAGGCCACGAGATTCCGCGACGCATTGAGGATTTGTCCTGGCAGCCACGCGTAGCTCCAGAAGATGAACCCGAACCCGATGAGAAAGGCGACGAGCAGGCTGCCGCTTCCCAACGCGATGAGTTCGTGAAAACGCGGGGCAGCAGCCAAGCCGACGTTGCTCGCCCCGGCATCGCCGAGCGTGCTGATCGCGCCGATCAGATCAGCGCCGATCGCACGAGAAACGCTCCAGACGAGCAAAAGCCCCCAGACAAGGGCATAAACGACTGTTCCAGGAATCGCCCACACCTGGATCTTGCTCGCTTGCTTCACTTCCCCACCGATGTACGCGCTCGAGAAACTGAAACCCATCGTGAGGTAGATCCACGTCATCGTGATGATGGTGTTCCGGAGATCGAACGGTTGGGGCTGATAGCCGCTTTCTCGCAGCAGCGCCTCCAGAATATCAGGGCGCCCAGCCAAATTTCCGAGGTACTGGGCGAGATTCGACTGAAGCACAGCTGGCGATCGCACCAGCGCGACGAACACGACGAGCACTGTCGCCAGCATCGCCAAGACGAACAAGACATTTTGCACGCGGAAGTAGACGCGAAGTCCGAGAATGAAAAGTCCTGTCAAAACCACGATCAGGAGCGCACCGATGACAAACATTCCGGTCGGCGAAGCCGCCCAATCAGCGAAACGCAGTACTTCCTCGTTCCCGGTGAAAGCCGCCAGGATACGCATGAATGGCGCGATCCCGAAACTGGCAAGAAACGCCGAGGGGACACCACCGTACAGGACCCACCACACGGTCGTGTTCCAGTTCGACATCATCCCCCAGGCCGGGCCGAGCACGCGGCTCACATAGACATAGTCGCCACCACTGCGCGGCATGATGGCCGCGAGCATACCGTAGGTCGCGGCGGTCGGAAGCGCCAGGAGTGCACAGAAGAGCAGCGAAAGTGGCAGACTCACTCCACCGTAAGAAGGCATGTACAGGAACATGAGTGCGACCATGAGGCCGATGGAGATGAAATTAACATTGTAGACGAGCGCATCGAACCAGCCAGCCTCCCGGACGAGACCAGTCGCAGCACGTGTAAAGACGCGCGGCCCTTTGGCCTGACTCTTGTCCAGCATCCGCTCTCCTCCTCTCTCGATCACAACCCCTCACCCCCTTACCGCTCCAACAACACCGCCCGGGCCGGCGCACCGTCCGCACCGGCGATCGGCAGAGGAAGACACACGAGGAGGTATCGATCTCCTGCCGGGATCGCGCGGAGCCCTCGCAGGTTTTCGACGATCAAGACATCCGCCCCGAGCAGGCACGCGTGCGCATGGGACGTTCCCTGCACCGTCGAATCGATGTTGAGTGCGTCGATGCCGACGAGCCCGATCCCTGAGGCCACCAACCAGGTCGCCGCTTCCTCAGCGAGGTAGGGATGAACGAAATAGCGGTCCGATCCCCAGTAACGATCCCAGCCAGTCGCCAGGAGGACAGCAGCCCCACGGGGAGGGCTGCCCAGATGCTGCCGGAGCAACGCCAGCGAGATCGCCTCGTCATCGGCCAAGTTCGGAAGCTGGAGCAGGACGGCGGGCACGACGAACCGCTCCGCAGGATAATCGGTAATCGATCGTCCGTCGGGAAAGAAATGAGCCGGTGCATCGACGTGCGTCCCGGAATGGCTGCCCATCGTCACACGTGTCACCCGCCACGGCGCCGAGGCTGCTACCGTTTCCAGACACACCTCGGGATCACCGGGGAAAACCAGCATGTCCGACTCGATCGGGTGCGAAATGTCGTACACCCGCATCGTGTTCACCCGCTCACGAGCTGATAGCTGGCCACGCGATCGTCCTCCAATCGGACGAGCGCTCCATGAAGGACTCCCTCACCGTAGGCCGAACCGGGATTGATGCACAGTGTCCGACCGATGCGCACGGCTCCGCGCGACTCGTGGATATGCCCATGCAGACTCAAAACCGGTTGGTACCGCTCGATCGCCTCGCGCACGGCGCGGCTCCCCACCGGAATCATGTTCGGTTGTCCGCCCACCATCACGACCGAGAGGTCCTCCCGCAGCTGCGGCGCACTGTCCAGCGTTGAGTCATAGGGTGGGCAGTGCAGGTTGAAGATCACCGGCAGACTCGGATCCAACTCGCGGGCGAGTCTCTCGATGCGCGCTGCCAGCTCTTCCTCCGGGAGCTCGCGCGGGCTGTTCCATGGGGTCGGATTCGCCCAGGCGAGACTCAGCAGTTGATATCCGTCGATTTCCACGATCGCGCCATCGGGGTTGACGACGACGTCGCTTCCGGCGAGAGCGTCGTCGATGTCGAACTCGTCATCGTTCCCTGGCATGACGAAGCAGCGCACACCGGTTCCGCGCAAGCGTTCCTCAGCGAGGCGGACCCAGCGCGCGACCGACTCGCGCATCAGGCGCCGAAAGACTGCGTCGGCATAGTCTCGATCCGCTTCCAGTCGGGCCAACTCCTCTAGTCCGCAGCGGTACGGATAGAACCCGTTGAAACGGATACGCTTCTCGGCTTCTGTCACCTCCTCCAGCGACCGCAGTACTTCGTGCCGTCCGAGGAAAGACATCTCCCAGTGGCCATCGACCTCCACGATCGGAACGAGCACTTTCCCGGTCAAATCACCACCGAGAATGAGTGTGTCCACACCATAGAACTTCGCTGCGTTGAGGAACTTCAGAAAACATCGCTCCGAACCGTGTATGTCACTCGTATAGTAGAGCGCCAAGCGACGCGTCGCTTGGCCTTTTCCTTTCCGGAACCAGACCATGTCACTCCCGTCCTGCCCAGACCGGTGCTCAGTCGCGCCGGACTTCCTCCGGCAACTCGTACCAGCGCTTTCGTTCACCGATCATCGCGCGCAGTTTCCAGGCACGACTCTTCGGTGCCTCTTCGACGGCACGCCATAATTCTTCGAGCCGCCGCAAGGAGACGAACTCGTCAGCGAGTTCTCGCTCGAGGATCAGCGTCCGAACCCGATCGACGTTCTCCTTTGCCGTGCGATACCAACCCCAGTCCGTGCTCAAGACATCCACGATACGGCGAATATCGATCGTCTCCTCATCGCCGTACCCAAGCGGATGATCATGAAGCAGAGCGACGATATCGATCAGATCCTTTTCGTTCGCCTCCCAGATCTGCAGCTTGGTCAAAAGCAAGTCGGCAAGCGGAAGCGTCCAGCGATCCCGCTCCAGCCGGCCACGAAAGTCCAGGGTGTGGCACATGCGCAACTGATCGAGGAAGACATCGATCTGCCGCTCGTGCAGCGGATCCCAGAAGAAGAGCCGCTGGTGACCATGCAGTGTATTGAATTCGCGATCCGCTTGATACCCGAGATCAGCGAAGAGCGCCTCGATCGCACGCTTCTGCGCCGACAACCCAACGAAATCAGCATCACGATAGACACGTTGCAGCGCACGGTGAGACGCACTCGGCGAGTGCAAAAAGACGGCGACACCACCGAGAACCCGAAGGGTCACGCCACGCGCCTCAGCTGCCTCGAGCACGCGCCGCACCTCGTCGCGAATATCGTCGAGAGGCTGCGTCGAAACCGTCGTCGATTCCACCGATGAGACCTCCAGAATATGTCTATCGTCCTCTTCACTCACTCGAGCCGATCCGGCATCACGAGGATCGGAAGAATTCGCGCTGACTGCAGCAATTTCCCGATCGACGACCGGGTTCACCTGACTCAGCCAAGTATAGGATACATTCCCGCACCATACAAACGAGGAACTGCCCATACCCGATTCACCATCCGACTCACCAGCGCAACGAGCCGAAACGGCTCGCGACACAGTCTAACCGGAACCCAATCGGCTCGGCGGAGCTGAGCGCTTGATCAGGCTGCAGCGACTGCTCTGGAAAAGAGGTGCTCGGCTAGGGAGAGGCTCGGACTCTTTCAGTTCCTTTGGAACTGAGGGCTCGTCGTGACGCACGCATCGCGATAGAATGAGTGCGATGATTACCGAGGTCGGATCACAAGCTGGGATAGAGGAGTATGGAAAAGAAAAACCCTTGCTCACCCATCCCCACGCGGACTCGACATCCTGCGGTCCGAGCATGGATCTATCTCATGCGAATCGCCTATCGTACCGAGCGCGAGTCGGCGACCCATGCCGCTGAGCACGGGCTCACCTTCGCCCAGCTCGACGTGATCTTCCATATCGGCAAGTGTCCTGGCATCACGCAGCAGGAACTGGCTGAACGCCTGCTG
Protein-coding regions in this window:
- a CDS encoding metallophosphoesterase family protein, with protein sequence MVWFRKGKGQATRRLALYYTSDIHGSERCFLKFLNAAKFYGVDTLILGGDLTGKVLVPIVEVDGHWEMSFLGRHEVLRSLEEVTEAEKRIRFNGFYPYRCGLEELARLEADRDYADAVFRRLMRESVARWVRLAEERLRGTGVRCFVMPGNDDEFDIDDALAGSDVVVNPDGAIVEIDGYQLLSLAWANPTPWNSPRELPEEELAARIERLARELDPSLPVIFNLHCPPYDSTLDSAPQLREDLSVVMVGGQPNMIPVGSRAVREAIERYQPVLSLHGHIHESRGAVRIGRTLCINPGSAYGEGVLHGALVRLEDDRVASYQLVSG
- a CDS encoding APC family permease, giving the protein MLDKSQAKGPRVFTRAATGLVREAGWFDALVYNVNFISIGLMVALMFLYMPSYGGVSLPLSLLFCALLALPTAATYGMLAAIMPRSGGDYVYVSRVLGPAWGMMSNWNTTVWWVLYGGVPSAFLASFGIAPFMRILAAFTGNEEVLRFADWAASPTGMFVIGALLIVVLTGLFILGLRVYFRVQNVLFVLAMLATVLVVFVALVRSPAVLQSNLAQYLGNLAGRPDILEALLRESGYQPQPFDLRNTIITMTWIYLTMGFSFSSAYIGGEVKQASKIQVWAIPGTVVYALVWGLLLVWSVSRAIGADLIGAISTLGDAGASNVGLAAAPRFHELIALGSGSLLVAFLIGFGFIFWSYAWLPGQILNASRNLVAYAIDGLLPSALAWVSPRFHTPVVSLVVMGSLSIVSLAIYVFTPYFATLVGIFGFLLTFIMVSLSAVLLPYRRPELFTGSPVAWRLGRLPVLSLVGAISIVACLVMQWAYLNDPYSGISLDPSTLREGILGFGMFLLNIAIFLSGLVIYAIARWWRARQGIDLSLAYREIPVE
- a CDS encoding APC family permease — translated: MSGMAAGRSWGRPRTFVREATGLTKELSLLDIFVYNTNNQNIGLGVLFILLFVPAFYPGASMLGGVLVAGLLALAHATTYAFFAAALPRSGGDYVYISRTLSPLLGFISSFNWLVWLSVYIGIPAAYFGQYGLSSLFRLLAAHYRNPDLMRFADFWQTPLGIFVAGTVLIVVFGSIFALGTKIYFRIQNVAFAFATLAVAVAGLVALLTSRETFIARFDEYVRAVGGVENAFQVAWESSGYQWHPFDAYQTFLSLSLPLYIVLYAITSSFIGGEVKNARRAQFFGMPGSVVYCTVWIVLLIAAFQKMVGYDGLGAIGAADPAALGLAFTPTFVELAGAVVHHNLLLILLIGLGFLLWTYVWLPINYLASTRILLAWSFDRLMPEILSYVSPRTHTPLVAILVVGILGEICLALYAWHIVLASIVGIFGWIVSFILTAIAAIVFPYRRREDFEASPVRWRVAGLPVMSIVGLLAVISLLICEVVFWLDPFVGLAHFPNVQILTVGVFIAGALVYWIAKTVQARRGIHIEYAFREIPPE
- a CDS encoding cyclase family protein, whose protein sequence is MRVYDISHPIESDMLVFPGDPEVCLETVAASAPWRVTRVTMGSHSGTHVDAPAHFFPDGRSITDYPAERFVVPAVLLQLPNLADDEAISLALLRQHLGSPPRGAAVLLATGWDRYWGSDRYFVHPYLAEEAATWLVASGIGLVGIDALNIDSTVQGTSHAHACLLGADVLIVENLRGLRAIPAGDRYLLVCLPLPIAGADGAPARAVLLER
- a CDS encoding cbb3-type cytochrome c oxidase subunit I — its product is MFTMAPHAAFGYHTGPTPGGRGCCGERGVARSVEAAPRARTAVALVLLAVLYLYPAAIARALFGRLIPTSRQLRALVPDPGSLGMAIYALVMPILGLPVFLFAIVVFLVALDLISPETIPLATSPRSFSVAFWLFAHNLMEAMGIMTLGALYVLVPRYTRSGKLYSPRLAAVAMVLYTMAAIPAFSHHLYSWVTNTPQVFQNVSRSTSWATGFIAASLTGFDVGLTVWRHGLRIHPAPLLMLEGFLLYLIDGFVALELSTPAWNLRLHGTLYATAHTMTILTAVLLVFLGVMYHYYPALRDRQLDIRMGFWHSGLSFLAALAMFFSLLIAGVAGLPRRAYPWLSGEGTYAVPLLLFGLIFALAQFVFLWNLLRSERAAAWAPGLAAD